A single region of the Schizosaccharomyces osmophilus chromosome 3, complete sequence genome encodes:
- the gem1 gene encoding ERMES complex GTPase subunit Gem1 yields the protein MKEVRVVICGDQGVGKSSLISALIQEDNVTAIPKVFPIVSIPPDPKLNDDVSLVLVDTQSGSNERDYLASQLRKANVLCLVYSDNYSYERVSIFWLPYFRSLGINVPIVLCANKSEDLDNYQGLHSIEHEMVPLINEFKEIESCILCSALEKVNVNELFYICRSCVIYPIIPLWETKEKKLKNVAVDALSRIFFLSDKNNDDLLSTTELTHLSEKCFGKQLSEEEAEDIVNTVQEVFPNGVVDGQLNRAGFLVYNQIQIENGKQESTWGILRAFHYTDSLCLDDSYLSPKLEVAPGQSVELSPKGYRFLVDLFYRFDRDNDGALNDDELSELFRYTPGLPETWIHSKFPNSTVLNEHGFASYNGWIAQWSMITLFDYKTTLAYLAYLGFDSEGRGHVTDALKVTKKRSIQHRRVSKYDRNVFLCFVVGSAGCGKTSLLSSFINKSPHRVSDDLIPNTVVNSVEFQSRQRYLVLSEIGEKDLDILAKPKSLDACDVLCLLYDSSNPNSFSFIANLLGRYPALQKIPCVFAATKADLDRQQQRYPVQPDEFTKQLGLPSPTHISTSAIWNTSKDFFIQIAESAQFPASSIIQIPDENSNKINYQLVVALTAFGALLLSVGGSLAWKIVRHRNMFKR from the exons atgaaagaagttAGAGTAGTTATTTGTGGAGACCAAGGGGTTGGAAAATCCTCTTTAATTTCAGCATTAATACAAGAAGACAACGTTACAGCTATCCCAAAG GTATTTCCCATTGTATCCATTCCTCCTGATCCAAAATTAAATGACGATGTTTCTTTGGTATTGGTAGACACACAGT CCGGCAGTAATGAAAGGGATTATTTGGCTTCTCAGTTAAGAAAAGCCAATGTTCTATGCCTTGTTTATTCAGACAATTACTCTTATGAACGTGTTAGCATCTTTTGGCTCCCGTATTTTCGTTCACTGGGAATCAAT GTTCCTATTGTCTTGTGCGCAAACAAGTCAGAGGACCTTGACAATTACCAAGGTCTTCATTCTATTGAGCATGAAATGGTACCCTTGATTAATGAGTTCAAGGAAATAGAGTCCTGCATCCTTTGCAGCGCACTCGAAAAAGTGAATGTGAACGAG ttattttatatatGCCGTTCTTGTGTCATTTATCCCATTATTCCTCTTTgggaaacaaaagaaaag aaactgaaaaatGTGGCAGTTGATGCCTTAAGTCGAATATTTT TTTTAAGTGACAAGAATAATGACGACCTTTTGTCGACAACAGAGCTTACACACTTATCCGAGAAATGCTTTGGAAAGCAGCTTAGCGAAGAGGAAGCAGAGGATATAGTTAATACAGTCCAGGAAGTCTTTCCAAATGGAGTAGTTGACGGTCAGCTTAACCGCGCTGGATTTCTAGTTTATaatcaaatccaaattgAGAACGGAAAACAGGAAAGTACTTGGGGAATTTTGCGAGCCTTCCATTATACAGACAGTTTGTGTCTTGATGATTCTTACTTAAGTCCCAAATTAGAAGTTGCTCCCGGTCAGAGTGTTGAACTTAGTCCAAAGG GATATAGGTTTTTAGTCGACTTGTTTTATCGATTTGATCGAGATAATGACGGAGCACTAAACGATGATGAACTCTCCGAACTCTTTCGGTATACACCAGGACTGCCTGAAACATGGATTCATTCGAAGTTCCCAAATTCGACTGTACTTAATGAACACGGGTTTGCTAGCTATAATGGCTGGATAGCTCAATGGAGTATGATTACTCTATTTGATTACAAAACTACTTTGGCATACTTGGCTTATTTGGGATTCGATAGTGAAGGCCGTGGTCATGTAACTGATGCACTTAAAGTTACGAAAAAGAGATCCATTCAGCATCGTCGAGTCTCCAAATACGACCGTAACGTGTTTTTGTGTTTTGTAGTTGGATCTGCTGGTTGTGGAAAA ACTTCTTTATTATCTAGcttcatcaacaaaagtCCCCATCGTGTTTCCGATGATTTAATTCCCAATACAGTTGTCAATAGTGTTGAATTCCAAAGCAGGCAAAGATATTTGGTT CTCTCTGAAATTGGTGAAAAAGATCTTGATATACTTGCTAAGCCGAAGTCACTAGATGCCTGTGATGTGTTGTGCTTGCTGTATGATTCCTCGAACCCGaatagtttttcttttatagcGAATCTTTTG GGTCGATATCctgctcttcaaaaaatcccTTGCGTATTTGCCGCAACTAAAGCTGACTTGGATCGTCAGCAGCAA AGATATCCTGTTCAACCGGACGAATTTACAAAACAGCTAGGCCTTCCGTCTCCGACTCATATTAGTACTTCTGCTATATGGAATACTtctaaagatttttttattcag ATTGCTGAATCAGCTCAGTTTCCAGCTTCTTCGATTATTCAGATACCTGACGAGAATTccaacaaaataaattacCAATTAGTTGTCGCCTTAACAGCGTTTGGGGCCTTGTTACTGTCCGTAGGAGGCAGCCTTGCTTGGAAGATTGTGAGACATCGAAATATGTTTAAGCGGTAA